The Rhopalosiphum padi isolate XX-2018 unplaced genomic scaffold, ASM2088224v1 scaffold1, whole genome shotgun sequence genome has a window encoding:
- the LOC132931217 gene encoding 52 kDa repressor of the inhibitor of the protein kinase-like, with amino-acid sequence MEHQKILKGFQNLFPKTLEMSTLEKDEFISLIDFYNNDLADNNKDILISELKLWQRKILALDKQPKNAMDALIICNDMYPNIYKLLQILATLPVSTASSERSFLSLKRIKTYLRNTMSEKRLNGLAMLSIHRSISVDAKEVLDELSTDKRRVDFIL; translated from the exons ATGGAACatcagaaaatattaaaaggatTTCAAAACTTATTTCCAAAAACGTTAGAAATGTCAACACTTGAAAAAGATGAATTTATTAGCttgatagatttttataataatgatttggcAGATAACAATAAAGATATTTTGATATCTGAGTTAAAACTTTGGCAACGTAAAATACTTGCATTAGATAAACAACCTAAAAATGCTATGGATGCTTTAATTATCTGCAATGACATGTAtccaaatatatacaaattgctACAAATATTAGCAACACTACCTGTTTCAACAGCTTCATCCGAAAGGTCTTTTTTGTCATTGAAGAGAATTAAAACGTACCTAAGGAATACAATGTCagag aaaagaTTAAATGGATTAGCAATGCTGTCCATTCATCGTTCAATATCAGTAGATGCAAAGGAAGTGTTGGACGAATTATCTACAGACAAACGACGGgtggattttattttatga